A single region of the Bdellovibrio sp. GT3 genome encodes:
- a CDS encoding aminotransferase class V-fold PLP-dependent enzyme: protein MFHSFAGEFEKYKDTRFINLNNGTLGLCPSSVIDHQKAELERFEMNTSLSLGDSWARLWAIQEHLGAFLNADASDIFLRPNVTLALNEIIMGLRLPVGSEILTTTFEYGAVVNILKYKAQQDDLSLRFIQPDELYQDISVREAVRVLTKEFTDKTKVFAISHIFTGNGIEIPLKELAIECRKKGVLLVVDGAHAPGILNLDFKSDLQDVDYYAGNLHKWFMGPKGTAFGWVNPIHQDKTYPLYGSWTTDSNTPPVMQKFAQNPFAERMLWSHSQSFSSYYGLEACFNFWKKHGKESLFSQISMRMKYLEEGLSNKGFKPLKSTNSEVPARLLCYKISDFKGLEFDGLMVKGSNPSVQVGLPKVPGLPVMRLTPHIHNSQTELDSGIQTLAKSF, encoded by the coding sequence ATGTTTCATAGTTTTGCAGGTGAGTTTGAGAAATACAAAGACACCCGCTTTATCAATTTAAACAACGGAACCCTGGGGCTTTGTCCTTCCAGCGTTATTGATCACCAAAAGGCCGAATTAGAACGTTTTGAAATGAACACATCACTTAGCCTTGGTGATTCATGGGCGCGTTTATGGGCTATTCAGGAGCATTTGGGAGCGTTCTTAAATGCGGATGCTTCAGATATTTTTCTAAGACCCAATGTCACCCTCGCTTTAAATGAAATTATCATGGGGCTTAGACTCCCCGTCGGATCTGAAATTCTGACGACGACCTTTGAGTACGGTGCCGTCGTGAATATCTTGAAGTATAAGGCTCAGCAAGACGACCTTTCGCTGCGTTTTATCCAGCCAGATGAATTATATCAGGATATCTCAGTTAGAGAGGCTGTAAGGGTTCTTACAAAAGAGTTTACTGATAAAACCAAAGTCTTTGCCATCAGCCATATATTCACAGGCAATGGCATTGAAATTCCACTTAAAGAGCTGGCGATAGAATGCCGTAAAAAAGGTGTTTTATTGGTGGTTGATGGAGCTCACGCACCAGGTATTTTGAATTTGGATTTTAAATCCGATCTTCAGGATGTCGATTACTATGCTGGTAATCTACATAAATGGTTTATGGGCCCCAAAGGGACTGCCTTCGGCTGGGTGAACCCAATTCATCAGGATAAAACTTATCCCTTATATGGTTCCTGGACGACGGATTCCAATACACCTCCAGTCATGCAAAAGTTTGCACAAAATCCCTTTGCTGAGCGCATGCTTTGGTCTCATTCACAGAGTTTTTCGTCTTACTATGGATTGGAAGCTTGTTTCAATTTTTGGAAAAAGCATGGGAAAGAAAGTCTATTCTCCCAGATTTCAATGCGTATGAAATATCTTGAGGAAGGTCTTTCTAACAAAGGATTCAAACCTCTAAAATCAACCAATTCTGAAGTACCAGCCCGACTGCTTTGTTATAAGATTTCTGATTTTAAAGGCCTGGAGTTTGATGGGCTTATGGTGAAAGGATCGAATCCTTCAGTGCAAGTCGGCCTGCCCAAAGTCCCTGGCTTACCGGTTATGAGACTGACGCCGCATATTCACAACAGCCAGACAGAACTGGATTCAGGCATTCAAACCCTGGCAAAATCTTTTTAA
- a CDS encoding substrate-binding periplasmic protein produces the protein MQYVWLVCLIVLFQLPVQGKDNFKISGHPEFPPLMFKKGDTIAGVFPDIIMETFKSLNITATLEYVGPWARVQKSAEKGDIDAIAGIYKNEVRAKYLDFIMLPLIENKAVVYVKKGNAFKFESWSSLKGRSLGILIGDRYQESFEQFLNSNKKDIKIERVKAINQLFLMLAKGRIDTVIYSNFVGDIVIKESGLSDEIEMLQPEVYSSDFYFAISRKSPLVKDKARIEQQLKLTISKLTLGDLLRKNSEEYLKLHGGKVL, from the coding sequence ATGCAGTATGTATGGTTGGTTTGCCTCATAGTTCTGTTTCAGTTGCCTGTTCAGGGCAAAGATAATTTCAAAATATCAGGACATCCCGAATTTCCGCCATTGATGTTTAAAAAAGGCGACACGATTGCTGGTGTGTTTCCGGATATCATCATGGAAACATTCAAAAGTTTAAATATTACAGCCACCTTGGAGTATGTCGGTCCATGGGCACGAGTTCAGAAAAGCGCTGAAAAAGGCGATATTGATGCGATTGCCGGCATCTATAAAAACGAAGTTCGTGCGAAATATCTGGATTTCATCATGTTGCCTTTGATTGAAAACAAAGCCGTTGTCTACGTTAAAAAAGGCAATGCTTTTAAATTTGAATCATGGAGCTCATTAAAAGGCAGATCCCTGGGAATTCTGATTGGTGATAGATATCAGGAAAGCTTTGAACAGTTTTTAAACTCCAATAAAAAAGATATCAAAATCGAACGGGTGAAAGCGATCAATCAATTGTTTCTGATGCTGGCAAAAGGCCGCATTGATACGGTTATTTATAGTAATTTTGTTGGCGACATTGTTATCAAAGAATCAGGACTATCAGACGAAATTGAAATGCTTCAACCAGAAGTTTATTCATCTGATTTTTACTTTGCGATCTCTAGGAAAAGTCCACTTGTGAAAGACAAAGCACGCATTGAACAGCAGCTTAAACTAACGATTTCAAAATTAACCTTGGGGGATTTGCTAAGGAAGAATTCGGAAGAATACCTGAAACTTCATGGCGGTAAGGTCTTATAA
- a CDS encoding NADAR family protein — translation MVKAAFSLILALFAGFILAACTPKNETPKNPENTPLNEAQKPDNSWQSGYPAHWWKPVPKKDGKTWEILPQDAGFMEVVLSKRNELGILSNFAEASFVFRGVCYPTVEAFWQMMKYPEGQDDPRWAWAKNWKYTREQVSQFNGYAAKSAGNYANFLMDKNDANWVTFEGKVIPFATKEPQEHYQLIWDVLIEKIRQNPEVLKTLLATKDLKLIPDHGISDKAPREWHYNLLWMDVRKLIQENQLNLETNEDLSLKTCKGLNK, via the coding sequence ATGGTTAAGGCTGCCTTTTCGCTGATTCTTGCTCTTTTTGCTGGGTTTATCTTAGCTGCCTGCACACCTAAAAATGAAACCCCAAAGAACCCCGAAAATACCCCCCTAAATGAGGCTCAAAAACCTGATAATTCATGGCAATCCGGCTATCCGGCGCACTGGTGGAAACCAGTACCTAAAAAGGATGGAAAAACCTGGGAAATATTGCCTCAAGATGCAGGCTTTATGGAGGTTGTTTTAAGCAAACGAAATGAGCTGGGTATTTTGTCGAATTTCGCTGAAGCTTCGTTTGTATTCCGTGGGGTTTGTTATCCCACGGTGGAAGCTTTCTGGCAGATGATGAAATATCCTGAAGGCCAAGATGATCCGCGCTGGGCTTGGGCTAAAAACTGGAAATATACGCGTGAGCAAGTATCTCAATTCAATGGATATGCCGCAAAATCCGCAGGAAATTATGCAAACTTTCTGATGGATAAAAATGATGCGAATTGGGTGACCTTTGAAGGCAAAGTAATTCCATTTGCTACAAAAGAACCCCAGGAACATTATCAATTGATCTGGGATGTATTGATTGAAAAAATCCGTCAAAACCCAGAGGTTTTAAAAACTCTATTGGCCACCAAGGATCTAAAACTGATCCCAGACCATGGTATATCCGACAAAGCACCTCGTGAATGGCATTATAATTTGCTATGGATGGATGTTCGTAAGCTGATTCAAGAAAACCAGCTAAACCTTGAAACCAATGAAGATCTTTCTTTGAAAACCTGCAAAGGTTTGAATAAGTAA
- a CDS encoding Fic family protein — translation MPMHNLFKFVLSLVLAISFMSPAQAALMCEQVFTDHLVKARGTEFGLRSDTKQVETPRELLEFAGTKAKLWATLKKIPAERRAQVEHLLAAVEFFDYTHTAKEILPNFLDGTNKVLDFSKIYDRFGESTEAAPYKGFLNARDNYLRKEKPEITADLLPEIHKRIMENGVEGIAPAQLGVWRNGHWMGNVAGDFMMVPKEVTVVESNPYLGWQQSGTMNKDLNIGLWEKIRVWGSQKDMAIGGGTITLISGRIHYPFVTTPKQETVDLIKDTHPEVYAKILEYRKEKGTSYGGQGTPELEQAFTKALVENRFAKFNSERAALGTIKIGVNEQQYIDIVADFQRDLVAIHPVLNGNGRTTRLFMNYLLTKEGLPPVRLVDPFLDVQVSQKEWREYVHKGVVNNAKLQADIMYRLENGMTIEHSPELLYPGLPEMVNISLKQQGKTKEVKNYAQTKVDAEQFNAFLKTLYQAHPELKQEILNDRLRTMSRIADMFVEYYRSKTIRYIHDKDGEREIGLRLVDPDFVAAFGKNKSNSKYLWDAKIDRWYDKEMLVWRGLSNRSRELTRQDLLEYFRTPTSHLVSNSVLRAIHAGKPLVEAIKDDFVLFNKETITGDMVEMAIDHHRSGPKYGVSYGYSTSKREVVGKAFAMGAMVVGKYGEHTDPKLQAMLKSRINVASYRAIKDVDLGRLKAFDPKFSYTYGRQAEVMGIGGTDPDAVMLIQRLDAKGNVTETLLRNTDKPFEVMVIEGRYVPGEGPLPKERIKERLTIQPATP, via the coding sequence ATGCCTATGCATAATCTGTTTAAATTTGTCCTGTCACTGGTACTTGCTATCAGCTTCATGAGCCCGGCCCAAGCCGCACTCATGTGTGAACAGGTCTTTACGGATCATTTGGTCAAAGCCCGCGGCACTGAATTCGGTCTGCGCTCTGATACCAAACAAGTTGAAACTCCTCGCGAGCTTTTGGAGTTTGCCGGAACCAAGGCCAAACTTTGGGCCACACTTAAAAAGATTCCTGCAGAACGCAGAGCTCAGGTAGAGCATCTATTAGCTGCTGTCGAGTTCTTTGATTACACGCATACAGCCAAAGAGATTTTGCCGAACTTCCTGGATGGTACCAATAAGGTTTTGGATTTTTCCAAGATTTACGATCGTTTTGGTGAATCCACAGAGGCCGCTCCATACAAAGGCTTCTTAAACGCTCGCGATAACTATTTAAGAAAAGAAAAACCAGAAATCACAGCCGACCTTTTGCCTGAAATCCACAAGCGCATCATGGAAAATGGTGTTGAAGGTATTGCTCCTGCCCAACTGGGTGTTTGGCGCAATGGTCACTGGATGGGTAACGTTGCCGGTGACTTCATGATGGTCCCTAAAGAAGTGACGGTTGTTGAATCCAATCCTTATCTTGGCTGGCAACAAAGCGGCACAATGAACAAGGACTTGAACATCGGACTTTGGGAGAAAATCAGAGTCTGGGGCTCACAAAAGGACATGGCTATTGGCGGTGGTACAATCACGCTGATCAGCGGTCGTATTCACTACCCTTTTGTAACAACGCCGAAACAGGAGACGGTGGATCTAATCAAAGATACACATCCTGAGGTATATGCAAAAATCCTGGAATATCGCAAAGAAAAAGGCACATCTTACGGCGGCCAAGGCACTCCAGAGTTAGAGCAAGCCTTCACAAAAGCCCTGGTGGAAAATCGTTTTGCGAAATTCAATTCCGAGCGCGCAGCATTGGGTACCATCAAAATCGGAGTTAACGAGCAACAATACATTGATATCGTAGCGGATTTCCAACGTGACCTGGTTGCGATCCATCCTGTTCTGAACGGTAACGGTCGTACAACCCGCTTATTCATGAATTACCTTCTGACTAAAGAGGGCTTGCCTCCAGTTCGTCTGGTGGATCCATTCCTGGATGTACAGGTATCACAAAAAGAATGGCGTGAATACGTTCATAAAGGTGTCGTAAACAACGCAAAACTACAGGCGGACATCATGTACCGCCTGGAAAATGGAATGACGATCGAGCATTCTCCGGAGCTTCTGTATCCGGGCTTGCCAGAGATGGTCAATATTTCCCTGAAACAACAGGGCAAGACCAAAGAAGTAAAAAACTACGCCCAAACCAAGGTTGATGCTGAGCAGTTCAATGCTTTCCTGAAAACTTTGTATCAAGCGCATCCGGAATTGAAACAGGAAATCCTGAATGATCGCCTGCGCACAATGTCCCGTATCGCAGATATGTTTGTGGAATACTATAGATCAAAAACCATCCGATACATCCATGATAAAGATGGTGAACGCGAGATTGGTTTACGCCTGGTTGACCCTGATTTTGTTGCAGCCTTTGGTAAAAACAAATCGAACTCGAAGTACTTGTGGGATGCTAAAATCGATCGCTGGTACGACAAAGAAATGTTGGTTTGGCGCGGCCTTTCTAACAGAAGTCGAGAGCTGACTCGTCAAGACCTGTTGGAATACTTCAGAACTCCAACATCGCACCTGGTTTCAAACAGTGTTCTTAGAGCTATCCACGCAGGAAAGCCTTTGGTTGAAGCTATTAAAGATGACTTTGTACTGTTCAACAAAGAGACCATCACTGGTGATATGGTTGAAATGGCGATTGATCACCACAGAAGCGGTCCTAAATATGGAGTCTCTTACGGCTACTCCACATCCAAACGTGAAGTGGTCGGTAAAGCCTTCGCCATGGGTGCCATGGTTGTTGGCAAGTACGGCGAACACACGGATCCAAAACTTCAGGCGATGCTAAAATCCCGTATCAATGTGGCCTCTTACCGCGCCATCAAAGATGTGGATTTAGGCAGATTGAAAGCTTTCGATCCGAAATTCTCATACACGTACGGACGTCAGGCCGAAGTTATGGGCATCGGTGGTACCGATCCAGATGCTGTCATGTTGATCCAACGCCTGGACGCCAAAGGTAATGTGACTGAGACACTTCTAAGAAATACCGACAAGCCATTTGAAGTGATGGTTATTGAAGGTCGCTACGTACCTGGAGAAGGTCCGCTTCCAAAAGAGCGAATCAAAGAGCGCCTGACTATTCAGCCAGCCACTCCTTAA
- a CDS encoding substrate-binding periplasmic protein: protein MKLSFWVYFFLFSVNQAAFGASLSDLRVAIPAGLAPPLLMEKNGKMEGLIVDYTNAIAEKLGRKASYSVVTRYRLDGYLLSGKVDLLCYTSKIWDANRDFLEFSKTLFVKREIIVGPAPLPKKLNGFEGQTIGTILQYVYPLLDPYFESGKMKREDNVSEEANLKKLLNGRIQYLVTDQIFLDYFRMLHPNISKNREAFSLQEYPILCSIGRQSSVKKKDLDKAVVELKASGKMKSFFDKYGGTYIE from the coding sequence ATGAAACTCTCTTTTTGGGTCTATTTTTTTCTTTTCTCTGTAAATCAAGCTGCGTTCGGCGCAAGCCTGAGTGACTTGCGCGTGGCAATTCCAGCCGGACTAGCGCCGCCTTTATTGATGGAAAAAAATGGCAAAATGGAAGGTTTGATTGTCGATTATACCAATGCGATCGCGGAAAAACTGGGCCGAAAGGCGAGTTATAGTGTTGTCACCAGGTATCGTCTGGATGGTTATCTTTTAAGCGGGAAAGTGGATCTACTTTGCTACACCAGCAAGATCTGGGATGCCAATAGAGACTTTCTTGAATTCTCGAAAACCTTGTTTGTTAAGCGGGAGATTATTGTCGGGCCAGCACCACTTCCCAAAAAGCTGAACGGCTTTGAAGGACAGACCATCGGTACAATTCTTCAGTATGTGTATCCTTTGCTGGATCCGTATTTTGAATCCGGAAAAATGAAACGTGAAGATAATGTCAGTGAAGAGGCGAATTTAAAAAAACTTTTAAATGGTCGCATCCAATACCTGGTCACGGATCAGATTTTTCTGGATTACTTCCGTATGTTACATCCGAATATCAGTAAAAATCGCGAAGCTTTCTCTTTGCAGGAATATCCAATTCTCTGTTCTATCGGTCGCCAAAGCAGCGTTAAAAAGAAAGATCTGGATAAAGCCGTTGTCGAGCTTAAAGCATCTGGAAAAATGAAGTCCTTCTTTGATAAATACGGCGGAACTTATATCGAATGA